TCGTGGACCAGTTTCATCTCGTCGCCGGAGATGTCGATCAATTGATCGTTTTCCGGCTTCAGGGGGCCGACGTTGAGGAAGCGGTCCTTGGAGAATTTGCACAGGGCCACCAGCCATTTGCCATCCGCTTCCTTGGTTTCGGCCATGGAGGCGTTGGTGTGGCCCACCTGATAGTGGACATCCAGCTTCTGGCGCACCGGATTGACCTTGGTATCGCCCTTGTATTGCTTGATGGCGTCTTCGATGTTCCACTTGACGATCTGGCTGTCCAGGAAGACCGAGGTGTAGGCGTTGCCCCGACCGTCGAAGGTGGTGTGCAGCGGTCCCAGACCCAGTTCCGGATTGGCGACGATGCACTCTTTTTCAGTGATCTTGCCGGCGAACAGGTCATCGAGCCTGGCCCACTCCACCACCGTGACCGTGGGGGAGAGCTTGCCATTGAGAATGATGTACTTGCCATCCGGGGTGGCGTTGCAGCCGTGGGGGCTGTTGGCTACCGGAATGTAGCGGGTGAAGGCGGATTTGGCGTCCTTGCGGCCATCCACCACCGGCACGCCGTTGATCACGGTGGCCTTGCCCGCCTTTACCGCCTCTTCGATGGCCTTGATGTTGAAAAATACCGCGTGATCCGCCGGAGAGGCGGTCATTTCGGCGGTGGTGAACCCTTCTTCCGAGTTGTAGCAGGTGGAGGCGACATATTTGCCCTGGTAGTCGGAGTCGTTGTTGTCCAGGTTGCCGCTCACCATCACCTGCCAAGCCACTTTCATGGTGTCGGCGTCCACGGCGGAGAAGATCCCGACATATTTCTTGGGATCTTTCATGGTGGTGGCGTCGTTGGGCAGGGGAATGCGCATTTCGCTGTTGCAAAAGACATAACCGGTCTTGGGATAACGTTGCAGACGCAGACCGTGGATGGCGTGGGCGTTGGGGATTTCCAACACCTTGTCGGTCTTCATGATGTCGCAACGGATGCGGGCGATGCGGGTGTTGGCCTTGTCGTTGATGAACAGATAACGCCCGTCGTAGGTGCCGTCGGTGTAGGACATGCGGGGATGATGGGTGTCTCCGTGGTCATAGGTGACCCTGCCCTGTTTTTGTAGGTACTCTTTGGTTTCCGGGGTGAGACCTTCCGAGAGGATTTTTTTGCTTTCGTTGGTCAGTCCCCAACCCGTGGCGCTCTCCCGGTTGAAAACCGGAATGC
The DNA window shown above is from Magnetococcales bacterium and carries:
- the nosZ gene encoding TAT-dependent nitrous-oxide reductase — encoded protein: MAENEKQGVTRRDLLGTGIKVATVGSLTGMACRTGMVGGGALAAAAAATLPATASAAAKADIPPGQLDEYYGFWSGGHSGEVRVLGLPSMRELMRIPVFNRESATGWGLTNESKKILSEGLTPETKEYLQKQGRVTYDHGDTHHPRMSYTDGTYDGRYLFINDKANTRIARIRCDIMKTDKVLEIPNAHAIHGLRLQRYPKTGYVFCNSEMRIPLPNDATTMKDPKKYVGIFSAVDADTMKVAWQVMVSGNLDNNDSDYQGKYVASTCYNSEEGFTTAEMTASPADHAVFFNIKAIEEAVKAGKATVINGVPVVDGRKDAKSAFTRYIPVANSPHGCNATPDGKYIILNGKLSPTVTVVEWARLDDLFAGKITEKECIVANPELGLGPLHTTFDGRGNAYTSVFLDSQIVKWNIEDAIKQYKGDTKVNPVRQKLDVHYQVGHTNASMAETKEADGKWLVALCKFSKDRFLNVGPLKPENDQLIDISGDEMKLVHDGPTFAEPHDAIIVHKSKVNPVEVYNPKDPMFADLHAQAKKDGIELGKDSKVVREGETNKVRVYIISHAPTFSLTEFSVKKGDEVTLIVSNVDEVVDLTHGITVIGHNVCMEVGPQASASVTFKADRVGVWYYYCQWFCHALHMEMQGRMLVEG